The sequence CCCTGCAATAACATTCCGATAAATAATAAGTCTTTTTTACAGAAATGATCCGCCATCTTTCCTGTAAACAATTGTCCTATTCCCCAAACAGCAGGATAAATGGCTGTTACTATTCCAATTTGTCCGATGCTAAAACCTTTTGCTGCTAACAAAATGGGAAATAATCCCCAGGCCATCCCATCGTTTAAATTATTGATCAACCCTGCCTGAGTAACGGAACCAAGATTTTTATTCTTCCAGGTAGTTTCCCAAAATACATTCTTTAGCTTTACAACGTTACTGGTTGTTGTTTCAGCAGTAACGTGATGCCGGGTATCTTTCACCAGCAGCCAACTTCCCAACAATCCTAATACAGACAAAGCTATTCCAAGGTAAAAAGGATAGGGGCGTAAACCATACGTTGCAGCGATCCACCCGGTAAGGAATGCAACAATAGCTACTGCCAGATAACCTGCAAACTCATTTAAACCCATTGCAAAGCCTCTTTGCTTTTCACCTACCAGGTCAATTTTCATTACGACAGTGCTACTCCATGTTAAGCCTTGGTTGATCCCCAATAAAACATTGGCTGCGACAATCCAATTCCAGTTATCAGCGAACATTAAAACAAAGGGAACTGGAATTCCAATTACCCACCCAAGCGTAAGCAGGTTTTTGCGTCCTACTTTGTTTGCCAGTGCTCCCGTGAAATAGTTGGTAATTGCTTTTACTATTCCAAAAACAATGATGAAAGAAAGTATAGCGGTTTTAGCAGCAATATGAAATTCAATTGCTGCTATTTGTGGCAATATACTTCTCTCCAAACCAATCATGCCACCAACAAAAGCATTGATGATAACAAGCAAGGTGAATTGTTTCCAGTTTTCCTGTAATCCTAATTTAACTTGTCTGCTCATGGGGATAAGATTTGCTTTGTTCCATATTGCTATAATTTTAGGATCAGGATATAGCGCATCTATTGGCCCCTGCTTCCAGATCAATGGGGTTAACTCCTTCATAGTTACCGGTAATGTTTTTTTCGGTAATAGCAAGAAAGTTGGGCGGTGTTGGCGGGATCTTTAGTAATAGCAAATGAATAAACTCATCCTTACCGCTTTGCAGCAGGGTAATATTCCTTTTTGCTTCACCAATGGTTATTGCAATGAGTTTATTATCAAATTCGACTGGCCTGTTGGTATGAGCCGGTAATACCATTACGCTATCGTGTAATAAAAGCAGCTTCTGCAGCGATTGATATAACATTTCAGCTTTTTCCCTGCTTTCCTCCCCGCTGGATTTCAAATCCGGGCGACCTACTCCATTGGTAAAAAGCGTATCCCCTGTAAGTAATATACTGTCATCAATATAGAAGCTAAAGCTGTTAAATGTATGGCCAGGTGTAGGTATTGATTGCAATACTACAGCGCCAACTGCAAATTTGGTACCGCCTTCAATAGGGTTATATTCAAATTGCACATTATTAGGAACAGGCAGGTACAATGGAATATTATAATACTGTGCAATTTCTTTTGAACGGGAAAGATGATCGGCATGTATATGGGTTTCTATCACATATTTTATAGAAAGGCCATGCAGACTAACCAGTTCAGTATATACTTCAACAGGGAGCGAAGCATCAATAATCGTTGCCTCTTTGCCCGATGCAATAATATACGATAGGCAACCTTTGCCAGTTCGCCGTATCTGCCATAGTTCAAAACCATTGAATTCCTGATGGGCGATATTCCATGCCAGGCTCCATCCCTTCATGCCGTTTTGCAATGAGAAAGCATTATATCCTTTTTGTTTTAGTATATTGGCTGCCGTCAAACTTACTTTACCACCTGCACAAACCGTTACTACCGGAGTGGATGCGTCTAATTGAATATCGTCAAATACAGTAAAGTCACGCTGCTTCAACCTGTCATATACATCAATATGAATACTGCCGGGTATGAACCATTCCGACCTTTCCTGCAACGGCCTTACATCAATAATGTTTACTGCTTCGCCTGAAGATAATTTTTTCCTGAGCGCATCAGTTGTAATAACAGGAGTATCTTGCATTGCTCTTTTTTTTATTATTCTTCAATGATTTCAACAGGCAATCCTTTCATTTTCCAGTCCGGAAAACCTTCTCCCAACCTTTTGGCGTTAAACCCCTTTTGGGTAAGTATTTGTACCGCTTCATCGGCAAATACACAAAAGGGCCCCCGGCAGTAAGCAACATATTCTTTATTCTTTGGTAGTTTTTTAAGCCGGGTGGCAAGTCCCTCTACAGGAATGTTGATTGCCCCGGGAATATGCCCATTTTTAAATTCCGTTTCCGGGCGAACATCCAGTATGACCACATTTTTGGATTTTATCCTTTTTAATAAATCGTCCATTTTGAGCGCCTCCAGGCTGTTTCGTTTTTCCCGGAAGTCATTTACCAGTTTTTCCATCTCTGCCATATGTTTCAGTCCCAGTTCGCGAAGCATTTGCCAGGATTGGTATATCTCCTCATGCCCCAGTTTGTAATAAATAAAATTCCCTTCCCGCCTGATTTCCACCAAATTGGCAGCCTTTAGCACCTGCAGGTGTTGTGATGTATTGGCAATGGACATGCTGGTTTCATTAGCTATTTCCTCCACCGCTTTTTCTCCCTGGCCAAGTAAATCAACAATTTCAAGCCGGTGGGAGTTGGCCATTGCTTTGATCATTGTTGCCAGCATGGAATATGCCTTATCCTTAAAAATTCTTTTCTCCATTTTATATAACTATTCAGCAAAAGTACGTAAATTCAATTATTCAATAAAATTATTGAATAGATACAATTCTCCTGCATCTGCTTTCTTCCTATGAGTATATAAAAGAAACCTTACCCTGATAAGACAAAGAATAACAAACAAAAACAGGGGCAAAATGAAAAATTCTTTAGTACTCATGGCTATTCTGCTCATTATTTGTGCAGGTACTGCCTTACATGCCCAGACTGCGCAACCCATGATCGGGCAAGCTGCCCCTTCATTTGAATTGAAAGGTGTTGATGGCAATAACTATTCACTGTCACAATTGAAAGGCAAGCTGGTATTGATCCATTTCGCCACCACCTGGTGCCCTTTCTGCAACGCAGAAGCCCCCAATCTGGAGGAGCTCTACCAATCGTACAAAGACAAGGGAATACAGGTGTTCCTTATTGATGTAAAAGAAAATAAAGCCCTTGTAGAACAGTCTTTCAAACGGTATAATTTATCATTTCCCGTGTTATTGGACGAGGATGGGAAAGTAGCCACAGCTTATTCCCCACCAGGTGTTTTGCCCGACTTGTCAAGAGATGAGGTGGTTTTAGCTTCCAACCTGATCATTGACAAAGAAGGGAAAATCCGTTTTTATTCTTTATTGAATACTACCGCGTTTGATGCCAAACTTCTCAGTGTGCGTAAAAAACTGGATGAGTTGCTCAATGAACAATAGCTATGATCTTTTTGAGAATTATACTTATTGCCTGTTTTATGGAGACGGGACAGCTACAGGTAAAAGAACAAGATATAGTAAGCGTATCTGTAGACGAAATTTTATTGACTCCCGTGAAGAAAATCGTAGCCATTATTCATGTTACAGTTAAAGCAGGTTATCATATCCAGGCCAATAAAGTAACCAATGCATCCCTGATTCCTGTTTCGCTGGAGACAACACCCGACATTTCTTTTTTAATCTATAAACCACTTTTTCCTCCTTACAAAATTTTTCGACTGGAAGGTTCTGAAGAAGTGCTGAATGTATTTGACAGCGCTTTTATCATACGCTTACCTATAAAAGTAATGGCTAACGTTAGCGCAGGGAGGTATTATGTGCAAGGCAGGATCAGATATCAGGCATGTAATTCCAAAACTTGTCTGTTTCCCAGAAACGTCGATTTTAAGATACCTGTCGTTGTCCAAAAGTCAGGTTAAAGTCTGGTGCTTTATAAAAACCTACAGGTTTTAATAGTTCGAACCATTTAAATTATTTTTATATATCCCTTTGAACATTTTTTGGTCGGAATGATCAAAAACATTCGAACTAAAAAACGCTCTGGGAGCGAGTTCTGCCTTTCTTTTAAGACGATACAGTTACTTTCCAATTCCTTTAAACAGGTCTGAATCAAAAAAGTCTTTAAAAGACATTCCGAAGTATTTGCAGTATTTCAGGATCGTATAAAGAGTAGCACCATTCCCTTTTTCTATGCGGTTTAAAGCCTGTTTGTCCAGGCCAATGTCATAAGCAAAATCTACCTGGTTTTTGCCGGTGCTTTCACGCAGTTCTTTTAACCGTGCAGTAATTTGCTTTTTTAAATGAAGGTCTTCTTTACTTAATACCACAGCCATCATGCAATGTGGCTACTATTAAAAAAAATAAGTAAACAGTGCTGTTTACTTGTCAAAAATTCCCTTACATTTACACTACCAACCAATAACAGGCACATTCTTACAGGTCTTGCTCCGCGAATCTGACAGTTCCCATGGTCGCAAGCGTAAGTAAAGTGCCCAATCTCTATATTTACATATAGGGTTGGGCCTGCTTATGTACCTTTGTGACCAGCGCCGAAAGGCGTGGCTTTGTCAGAGCCCGCGGACAAAGGGAAGAGTAGGTTCCAGCCTTATGTGTTTAATCTTATGATCAAACACGAATGCCACTCAAATCTCCTTCAATAGACTTGCATTAACAGCGCAGATCATCTGCTAATCGCGTACTAATTTATTACACTAACGTTAATCTAGTCTATGCCTACCCGAAAAAAGAAAAGCAGCGCGGCCAAAACAACACCCGCAACAGTCACATTAGCACAGCAGCAGTTTCACGAATCGATGGAAGATTTTTTCGACAACTACCACCTCGATGAAGTAGAGGAACAGTTATGGAATTGGCTGGAGGCAGGTCTAGGCGGTGAACATAGCAATTATGCCAGAGCCAGAGACCGTAGTAACCTCATATTTTTCTATAAAATCCTAAGTAGGTTATTAAAAAGTAGTTGGTATTTGCACAAGGCTCAGCTACCTGATAACAGTGTTAAGCAACTAATAAAACAAAAGAAATAACAGAAAGACTTCCTGCAAGGCGCCAATGGTTGAAGACGGAGGGTCTTTCATCCTGAAGGGGATCGTGAGGGAACTTACCGTATGCCATTACAAATTTGTAGGGGTCTTTTTCTGCTTTAATCCGTTCTCTTGAATGAGGATACACAAAAAAGCCGCCATAAGGCGGTTTTTTTTATGAAGTATATAATCGCAATGGACGCTCATTGCATCCCGCCAATTCCAATTCAGACAACAAAGCCCCGCATTGAAATGCAGGGCTTACACTAATCAAATTCGTTAACCATTAAACCTTATCCTTTATATTATAACAACTAAACCGCGCTCCTGTACTAAAGCAATCTTATCTTTTTTTTGAATTACTAAAGCATCCCACCAATCCCAAAATCCACCAATCCCAGTTCAGACAATCAAAAAGCCCCGCTCTTTCGAACGGGGCTACTTCACAGGAATATCAGATGGAGATCACATCACTTAGCCTGCGGGTCTTCTACCACCACCTGGCTCACCGCACCGGCTACAGTGCCGGCAACAGCCAGGTAGCCTGCTATCTTCACCATAATCGCCGGCAGTGCCACCGGTGTAGTTAGGATAGCGCCGCTCACGGCAGCGAGGATAAGTCCCCAGTTCCGCAGCTTCGCAAAGAAGGGCGGGGTAGGGCTTTGCATTCTTTCTTGTATACTCATAATAAATCGTTTTTAATAATGAATAATCTTGTGAATACCTACACTGTCATACCCCATTTTTCAACGGCTACCGGTGTTATGTCCGGAAGACCTGCGGCTGGCTTCTGCAGGCGAATAATTATTGGCCGGAAAAACGGGTACAACAGCGGCTACTAATACTGGCACAACTTGTCCCGCTCTGCGGAGCCTGTCCCGTTTTACGGGAAAGTAGGCAGCCTGGCAATGTGCTTGAGCGTACTTGTGTCCTTGGTCACTCTTATGATCATAAAGAAACCTGGAAATACTTGCTGGCAGTTGTCATGACGTATGCAGCAATACAAACCTACAACACCGGTTACCCATTCTCCAAATCTGCATGAGCGATTATGCGCGTAATGAACGCTAATGGTACATAATGCGCGTTCATGTACACGCAAAAGCGCCCATCATCGTTCATCACGCGCAAGTGCGCTCACCAACATTTGGAAAACATCTGTTCTGCAACGTACGTTTGTCTTGTGATGTTACTACAGCAGCAAAGAAGCAATAAAAGAAGAGGAAAAAAGAAAGCATAGAACAGTACGTGTGACTATAGATCGCCAATGGATCAGCTATACATCACCTATAGATTACCTATAGATCACCTATGGATTACCTATAGCTTCCCTATACATAGTCTATAGTTTACCCATTTCAGCAAAAATGAGCAGCTTTCACCAAAAGTAGCAGGGCAGCTGGCGCCCCGCCCCGAGGTAAAAGCCTGTTTATATACGTTGCAACCGCGGGCAACGGTCCTAACAACAATTAGTAACAATTAAAAATTCAGTTTATGCCAAAACAGATAAATCCCCTTATTAAATTCAAGGGAAGTATGCACGGGGTTAGTTTTTACAAAACACAGGACGGTTTCCTGGCCAGGGAAAAGACCAGCATCGATCCTGAGCGCCTGAAAAGCGATCCTGCCTTTAGGAACACCCGGCGTCACAATGCGGAATTCAATGCAGCCGGAAAGGCAGGTAAGCTATTCCGTAGGATCTTTGGTGATGAGATCAACAATGCCTCCGATAACCGCGTCGCCAGCCGCGTTACAAAGGCCATGGTGGCTATTG comes from Paraflavitalea devenefica and encodes:
- a CDS encoding MFS transporter gives rise to the protein MKELTPLIWKQGPIDALYPDPKIIAIWNKANLIPMSRQVKLGLQENWKQFTLLVIINAFVGGMIGLERSILPQIAAIEFHIAAKTAILSFIIVFGIVKAITNYFTGALANKVGRKNLLTLGWVIGIPVPFVLMFADNWNWIVAANVLLGINQGLTWSSTVVMKIDLVGEKQRGFAMGLNEFAGYLAVAIVAFLTGWIAATYGLRPYPFYLGIALSVLGLLGSWLLVKDTRHHVTAETTTSNVVKLKNVFWETTWKNKNLGSVTQAGLINNLNDGMAWGLFPILLAAKGFSIGQIGIVTAIYPAVWGIGQLFTGKMADHFCKKDLLFIGMLLQGIALVCLLFANTMTHFIILSSILGWGTAMVYPTFLATVAENTHPADRANSLGVFRLWRDLGYAIGAVLTGIIADTFGISISVLVIGLLTIFSAGVIFYRMKCSDKNFIKITDWIKNKLSRAYGVKYKSV
- a CDS encoding helix-turn-helix transcriptional regulator encodes the protein MAVVLSKEDLHLKKQITARLKELRESTGKNQVDFAYDIGLDKQALNRIEKGNGATLYTILKYCKYFGMSFKDFFDSDLFKGIGK
- a CDS encoding protein-disulfide reductase DsbD family protein, yielding METGQLQVKEQDIVSVSVDEILLTPVKKIVAIIHVTVKAGYHIQANKVTNASLIPVSLETTPDISFLIYKPLFPPYKIFRLEGSEEVLNVFDSAFIIRLPIKVMANVSAGRYYVQGRIRYQACNSKTCLFPRNVDFKIPVVVQKSG
- a CDS encoding peroxiredoxin family protein, with translation MKNSLVLMAILLIICAGTALHAQTAQPMIGQAAPSFELKGVDGNNYSLSQLKGKLVLIHFATTWCPFCNAEAPNLEELYQSYKDKGIQVFLIDVKENKALVEQSFKRYNLSFPVLLDEDGKVATAYSPPGVLPDLSRDEVVLASNLIIDKEGKIRFYSLLNTTAFDAKLLSVRKKLDELLNEQ
- a CDS encoding metalloregulator ArsR/SmtB family transcription factor codes for the protein MEKRIFKDKAYSMLATMIKAMANSHRLEIVDLLGQGEKAVEEIANETSMSIANTSQHLQVLKAANLVEIRREGNFIYYKLGHEEIYQSWQMLRELGLKHMAEMEKLVNDFREKRNSLEALKMDDLLKRIKSKNVVILDVRPETEFKNGHIPGAINIPVEGLATRLKKLPKNKEYVAYCRGPFCVFADEAVQILTQKGFNAKRLGEGFPDWKMKGLPVEIIEE
- a CDS encoding MBL fold metallo-hydrolase; its protein translation is MQDTPVITTDALRKKLSSGEAVNIIDVRPLQERSEWFIPGSIHIDVYDRLKQRDFTVFDDIQLDASTPVVTVCAGGKVSLTAANILKQKGYNAFSLQNGMKGWSLAWNIAHQEFNGFELWQIRRTGKGCLSYIIASGKEATIIDASLPVEVYTELVSLHGLSIKYVIETHIHADHLSRSKEIAQYYNIPLYLPVPNNVQFEYNPIEGGTKFAVGAVVLQSIPTPGHTFNSFSFYIDDSILLTGDTLFTNGVGRPDLKSSGEESREKAEMLYQSLQKLLLLHDSVMVLPAHTNRPVEFDNKLIAITIGEAKRNITLLQSGKDEFIHLLLLKIPPTPPNFLAITEKNITGNYEGVNPIDLEAGANRCAIS